ACGAACAAAGTCGTAATCTACTTTTATATTCCCCTTAAAATCCTTTTTTGTCCACAGAACAACATGATCGGCATCACTAAGAGGAGTTGAACCTGCATTGAAACGCATTCCTGAGCTTGTATTTGTTATTTTAGCTCGCTTACCGTCAAGGAACCATTGATTCGTCCAGTCTTCGGTTCCATTATCACTCATCTTTTCTTTCCAGCTAACATTATCCAACTTATCGAAAGCTTTCTTCATGGTTTGATCATTGTCGGTTCCAAAATAGAATCCTGGCTGAGTAGGTTGATTATAGCCCACATTCTGTGTAACAACACTTAACCGATAAATAATATCTTCAAGGAAAGAAGGGAAACGATAAGACGTTTCATAAGGAGTGAGATAAATCCGCAGTTCATTATTATCTTTTGATCTCCAGATGACCTCTTCACGCCAGTCGCCAAGAATATCAGCTGCCAGACATGGATTTGCTTTAGATCCATTATTCGAAAGAATGCCGTCCTTCTTTCCGTCAAAAAGAGTAATAACGCCATCACCGGTCCACTTTTCAATGCGTGTGCCATCAAGTAATTCTCTGCTTAAATCACCATCCCACCATACGGCCATATTAATAGACGGAACTTTCTTTGATATAAGCTCCCCTTTGCAGGAAAGTAGTCCTCCTGATTGAGAAGACCAAATCTCACATCCGGCATATCTTGGGTCTATATCGGCACACATACATCGGCCAACATCTGATGTTGAAGGAATCTTTACCAATAATTCTCCTGTTACGGCATCACGCAAACTTGATCCTGCCGGACTTGGTGCATATTCATGACTTTGCCATACCTCGAGACCGGGATGAGAAGGATCAATATCTGTAAGATGCATGGCATCACCATGTCCCAACTTAGTTGTATGAAGAGGTGTACCATCATGATCAATGGCACATGCTCCGTAAATTACTTCATCTTTTCCATCGCCGTCCACATCGCCAATACGGATATTATGATTTCCCTGATCTTCGTAATCCTTGTACTTCTTATCTGTTGAAGTATCAAATACCCACAAACGTTTTAGTTTCCCGTTTCTGAAAGTCCAGGTATGCATCACTGATTTACCATTATAACCTCTTCCCCAGAATATGCAAGGAGTTTTTCCATCAAAATAACCCACTGCTCCCAGCTGTCTATCTACTCTGTTTCCATAGTTATCTCCCCAATCTTCTACTTTTCCCCTTTCAATATAAGGTCCACGCGCCAATTCCTTTCCGGTTCGCCCGTCTACCACAGAGAAATATTCCGGTCCTGTTAGAATCTTGCCATACATTCTTGATGTTGAATCACGATTGACATAATCAGTAACCCCATCACCATTAGTATCTCCTATTACTTTATTATCACCAAAGCGAGTTCCCTCACAAGTTTTCATAGCAACTTCCGCACGTCCGTCGCCATCAAAATCATAAACCAGGAACTGAAAGTATTGCGCACCCTGACGAATATTGGGGCCTAAATCCATTTGCCACAAACGAGTACCATTTAACTTATACGCTTCAAGTATAATTCCTCCGGGACACATCCCCGCTTGCGAACAAGCATAAAAGGCGCCCATCCTTTTTATTACGATTTCCAGTTCGCCATCGCCGTCCAAATCACCAACTGAAGCATCATTGGGTTGAAACAAAGCGGCCGATTCAAATTTTAGCGGAGCCAGAGGTATAGAGATATACGGTTTCTTGGCCCGTTCTACTGATAAAAGATAAGTAGCAATAGGTTTTCCAGCCTTCTTGTTCTTATTATGGATGTAAAGTGAATAAAGCTGATCTTTAGAAGTATCTACGCCATGATCTGTATAATATGTAGAATTAGTAAGAGGCTCATTATTAATCTTAACAGGCACTTTACCCGAGGTGGTACGATAAATATCGAAACTTATATCAGAAGCATCCTTTTTAAACATTCTCCACGAAACAGATACTTCTCCCTTCCCTCTATGGATGGCGATCATTCCTCTGTTGGGCTTATCAGTCAATACAACCTTATAATTAGGAATAGGCTTACAATAAATAATTGGGCTAAATGCAATATTACAGAACAAAACAGATAAGGTTAATACTAATCTGTTTACTTTTAAATAGATTGGCTTCATAGAATCTAAATCTTAAGGAATTAATATTTCTGGGCAAAGTTAAGTATATAACAGCTATCAGCAATGTCTTAAATAGCTTAAACACTGCACTTATTGCTTTTTTAAATAAAGATTAAATGTATCAGCAAAAAAAAGATAAATTACCCCAATCGATTCTTAATTACTATTTTTCTATTAGCTTCATTACCTTCAGCCATACTATGGGCTAAAACTATATCAAATAGTGATGGGCATTGGAACAATTTGAAGAAGTAGCAAGGTAGTAAAACATGCTTTTTAAAAATGATAATATTTTAAATAAATTAATTCAAATTTCAGATTATAAATCAAATAATTTTATTAAATTTGCTATAGTTGATACATGTTATGCTAGTGGTTATACATTTGGTAAAGCTGCTAGAGTTCAATAACAAATAAAAAAATATTAATATGGAACTAAAAGAATTAGACAAGCAAGAATTAATCAACATCCAAGGAGGCACTTATGCAAACTAATGACAAAAGGAAAGCTAAAATAATAATATTTATAATCGTAATATTGTTTTTTTGCTATTTTGCAGGTTCCGCCATAGGGCATTTAATTAAATAAATGAAAATCCAAAAAATATTTTCAATTTAGGATTATACTATTGAAAGTGGGGCATATTACAGCCCTACTTTCTATGTTTTATACTAGTTATTAATCATGTAGTACATAAATATTCCGTTTCATAAGGTTCATAAATTTAAACTCCAATACCTATAAACCTGGTTCTATTTGATCTACAATATCTTTAGCCTTTTTATTCCTAAAGAGAATGTCTATTTTTCAATATAGTTCAAAACTCTTTATCTATTAGAATGTTATATAAAAAGACACTCTAAGGAAACAATAACCAATAATATAAAACCATGAATTTAGGGAAATGGCATAAACGTTCGCTTTATCAGGAAAAAGCGGAAGGTAACAGCGTCCGCTGTCATATCTGCCCGCATAACTGTCTGATTCATGAAGGAGGAATGGGTATTTGCAAAACCAGAGTGAACAAAGGTGGTGTTCTCTACTCCATCTCCTATGGAAATCCTTGCTCGATAAGTATAGATCCTATCGAAAAGAAACCGCTGTTTCATTTCCTTCCGGGAGAAAGGATTTACTCGCTGGCAACTGCCGGATGCAACTTCCGCTGTCTGAATTGTCAGAACTGGCAGATTTCTCAAGCTTCACCGCAGGAGTTGGATCATTATGATCTGATGCCCGAGGAAGTGGTGGAACAAGCTATTGCACACAACACTAGATTGATTGCATTTACCTATACTGAGCCGACGGTTTTCTATGAGTATATGTATGACACTGCTAAAATAGCACACGAAAAGGGATTGAAAACGGTATTTATCTCTAATGGATACATTAACCAGCAACCTCTTACCGACCTTTGCCCCTATATTGATGCAGCAAATATTGACCTGAAATGTTTCGATGATGCCATTTATCGTAAACTGGATGGCGGACGCCTGCAACCGATACTCGACACACTCAAGACTCTGAAAGAAAAGAATGTATGGCTTGAAATCACTAATCTGTTGATTCCGACCTATACTGACAATACTGAAATGATTGAAAAGATGTGCCATTGGCTGGTAGAAAATGGTTTTACGGAAACTCCGCTACACTTCAGCAGGTTTTTCCCGGATTACAAGTTGATGGACTTACCACCTACACCGGAATCGCTGCTTATTCAGGCTAAAAAAATTGCTCTTAAGGCCGGACTAAAGTTTGTCTACATAGGAAACATCCCGAGCCTCAACGGTGAAGATACACACTGTCCGGCATGTAAGCAGACAATTATAGAGCGCAACTACTTTACTGTAACCAGAAATTCTATTAACAAAGGGAAATGTAACTTCTGTGGAGAACCAATCTCCGGTGTATGGGAATAGAAATCAGGCTATCTCAAAATACAAAAAATGAGATAGCCTTACTTATAAAGCTACAAGTTGTAATAAATAAATCCCCTTATTTCTAACTCTTAAGAAATAAAACAGAGCTAAAATAAGGGGAACTACTTTAAATAGATTTCAAATTATAAGATTTCTACTTTGGAGATTCTATTTTGAGACAACCTCACAATTATTATCTTTTTATCTTATAATACCAGTAACGTTTATTCAGCGCCAGGTATAATGAGCCGAAAGCTTATTTCTTCCCAGGTTTATTATGATATAAACAAGCCTAAACACCGCTCCACTGTTCACTATAGAGCAGTTGTACAAAACCTAAGAGCTGAAAAATATTATTAAGCCGAAAGGCTATTCACTCTTTTTCGCCAAAGATAGTGGCAGTAAAGATATAAATATCAGCATCTTTCCATCCTTCCCAACCAATACCAGCTTTATCACGGGCACAGTGACCGAGGAAGGTTTCCTTATCCCAGCCGGTTTCTGTTGCTACCTGAGGCAGAAACACTCCACTGCAATATCCTTGTACAATAAAGATTCCGTGTACGCCTAGTTCTATTTCGGATATATCATGAATTTTACGCAAAGGAGACAGCACAGAGATCTCAATTTCAATTTCATCTAATTCATCTTCAGTCACCGGAGAAAAACGGGAATCGTTTATGGCTGCCCAGACAGCTTTGTCACGAACAACCTTAAGTAAAGGTTTGTCGCCCGTCATCTGGCCAATACATCCACGAAGATTACCATTCTTGTGAAGAGAAACAAAAGCGCCACATTTTGTTTTGAGAGCGGGAGAACATTTTTCAATATCCAATGCCGGTCGGTCTACATTCCAAAATAGATTCTCGATAGATCGTCTTGCTTCCTGCGACAACAGTTGCTTATCCTCTTCCGAAAGAATGAACTCATCTTTGGCAACAGTCTTTTCAGTTAAGGCAATCGCCCAGTATCCCACGACTCTGTCATGGTCACCGTACATGGCTGCATCGCCTGAATTGCTGTATTTAATACCCTTCAGGTGAAACGAATCATCATTCTCAACCATATAAAGTAGCGTCAGCACGGAAGTCCATCCACACAGACTGGTAGATAAATGAGGAATGTGCTTTCCTGCATTGCCAGCCAGGACAGACATTAAATGTTTGGGATCTTTTGAAATGATGGCTTGTTCGGTAAGCAAATCCACCATTTTTGCATTCTCATAGTTTGGATAATGCGAGAAATCGGAACTGATAACAAATAAATTATCCGCATTCAGATAAGGTTTCAGCGCAGCAGCAATTTGCCTGCAAACGGCATGATCATTTGTACCCAGAACAATGGGCACAATCTTGTAATTCCCTTTCAGCACATGGTGTAGAAAAGGCAATTGCACCTCAATGCTATGCTCACTCATGTGGGGAGATTTGTCATCAGAGAACAGTTCGGGATAACGTTCCACCAGAGACTTTCCCAATTCCGTATCTACAACCTCTTTCCCATACGGCATTAAAAAGTCACCGTCGCAATATACAGAAGCACCCTCGAAGTAAACCTGATGAGATGAAGCTATTACAAAAACATGTTTATAATCAATATTTCCATCAATCTGATTAAAAGCCGAAGCAGCAATCCCACCGGAAAAGACATACCCGGCATGAGGACTGATGATGGCCCGCACATGTTCACATTGTTTAGGGGCAGCCGTTGCGAAAAGAGCAGAGAGTTCTTTTTGTAGCATATCGGGATTTGCAGGATAAAATTGTCCGGCCACGGCAGGTTGTCTATTAAAAATTTCACTCTTGTCACTCATAACCGATATAATTAAAGGATAAACCACAACACACTATTCCATTCACTTGGAAATAAAAATATTTATCTTATTCCATATATTGTTCACATTCAAAGGACGTTGCCCTCCGCTATAGTTTACCACCGTTAATCGACTTGCAGGTATTTGATATTTATCTTTAAGCATATTAAACACAGCAGCACTTCGTGCCTCACTCACCTGCAGATTCATATCGGCTGTACTTATATCTGTATTTGAATAACTTGCAATGGTAAACTTACTCTTTGGATGTTCTTTTATATACTGAGCCGTGTTATAGAGATACCCTTCCTGATCACTCTCAATAACAGCCTTTCCCGTGCGGAAAACAATCACTCCAATCAGATTAGCATCATCTTCTACCGCTGCTTCTTTAGCAACCGGCTTAGGTTCTGCCACAGCTTCTTTACTCTCGTAGCGAGCTTTGTACTCTTTCACCTGAAGTCTGAGCGCATTATTCTGATCATTTAATGACTGAATCAGCATAGGATCTGCAGCCTCAACAATAGCAAATCCTCTTTTGTTAAAGCGATATGTAAGGCCAATTAGTACATTCAGCGTAGCATCATTGCTTGCAGAATACTTTTCCTGACCATTAAAGTCGTCACGCAATAAATTTCCATTGGCTTCCACATTCAGACTCCATGCCTCACCTAACCGGAAATCGGCCTGCAAACCGGCACGTATTGCTCCGCTGTTTGTAGATCGTAAAGTATGCAATCCGGGTTCATACTCAGTACTCACATTAACATTCGAATCTTTAAAAGTATGCACAACCCCAACTCCAAGAATTCCTATCAGATTAAAATTCCGGATTCCTTTATAAGTGTGAAATATATTCGACATGTTAAACAATGCATCAATGTTTCCATTCAGATATTTCACATTGTATATGCTACCTGCCAGATTGTTTTTTGAAGTCCATCCCCCAAACTGAATACGCGTGCCCACTTCCGGAGAAAAGAATTTACCAACATTCAAAGCTACTGTAGGACTTAGTTTCCCTGAAAAAGAAGAATACTGCTGGCATTCACTGAATGTGTATTGTCCGCCTGCTTGCCATTGAATAAACCAGTTATCCCAATAGCCATACTTCCTTAAAGTCTTTTCCCCATTCTGAGCAAAACACATTGCAGCAAAGGATGCCAGTGCTAACAGAAAAAGTATTTTTTTCATTTTTATTCCTTTAATGGTTAAAGAAAAGAGCAAGAATGCGAGTCTACATAATTTATATATTAAACACTTTAACACCTACTTTTGTTAAAAAAAGCACCATATATTTAATGATTATTCAGATTCTGCAAACATTCTATTCTGGTTGTTCATCAAAATTATTAATAAGTCAAAAAAAATCAGTTTACCGATCTTTATTCAAAATAAAAATATTTACTTTGCAACCTCTCTGAGTTTCATATTAAAAGACATAATAAACTAAAACAAACAAGACTATGATGAAGAAAATATTGTTACTTTGCTTAACAACTATGTTGTTTTCCTGTGCATCTACTTCAAACTTTATGCGTAAAACAATGCTGATAGAAAATGGTATGACCAAGAATGAAGTTATAGACATTTTAGGAGTGCCAAAGGACAGACAATTTCATGATGCAGAAGAAATATGGAAATATGAGTTAACAGGTCTTACTGAGACTAAATTCTATTTCGTTTGGTTCAGAGACAACGGTGTTACCGGACTAACATCAAGTTACACAGACAATGCTATTCCCGACAGAGCCCATGAAAACAGACCTATGCCGATAGAGCGAAGAAGATAATTAAAAATCTTCTTCCTTACATTATAAAATTAAACTAGAATCAATTTGTGTTTGATATATATCTAAGGTTATGTTTGATATATATCAAAAGAGTGCTTAGATATATATCAAACACAGCCTTAGATGGGGGTCTAAAAAGAAATGTTTAACCAGTGTTTATAAAATAAAATTCAATACTTCATCTCCAGTCCCCATTGTTTTGCCAAACGCTTGGCCTCTTTCCTATTCAGATAAATCACAGCTCCATACCTGGGAGAAGTAAAAACAGCGGTTTTCATAACTCCTTCATTGAAATATTCCAGATCAATCAGTAAGATGTACGAAATGAGAGATGTACAGCATTAATTATATGTAAAACTTTTCTTCAAATTGAACTAGACATCCATCTTTTGCATTAATAATGTTATAGATAACTTGAGTAAACCAATTAATCAAACATCAACATTATGAAAAAAGTATTATTCTTACTTTGCTTAACAACAGTGTTATTATCTTGTGGATCTTCAGCAGTATCTGTTCGTCAAACAAGACAAATACAAACTGGCATGTCTAAAAATGAGGTCTTAAATATTTTAGGGAGCCCAAACAACCAACAGTTTAACGGATCAGAAGAAATATGGCAATACAGAGTTAGAAGTTCTTCTCGTTCGGAATCAATCAGGTCTTTTACGGTTTGGTTTGAGAATAATCGTGTTACCAGATTAACATCTGACAGCAATTCTACACAAGATAATAGAAATTATGATTTTGATAAACGTACCCGACAAGAAAGAAATAGAGACAGGGATAGAGATAG
This genomic interval from uncultured Bacteroides sp. contains the following:
- the amrS gene encoding AmmeMemoRadiSam system radical SAM enzyme, whose product is MNLGKWHKRSLYQEKAEGNSVRCHICPHNCLIHEGGMGICKTRVNKGGVLYSISYGNPCSISIDPIEKKPLFHFLPGERIYSLATAGCNFRCLNCQNWQISQASPQELDHYDLMPEEVVEQAIAHNTRLIAFTYTEPTVFYEYMYDTAKIAHEKGLKTVFISNGYINQQPLTDLCPYIDAANIDLKCFDDAIYRKLDGGRLQPILDTLKTLKEKNVWLEITNLLIPTYTDNTEMIEKMCHWLVENGFTETPLHFSRFFPDYKLMDLPPTPESLLIQAKKIALKAGLKFVYIGNIPSLNGEDTHCPACKQTIIERNYFTVTRNSINKGKCNFCGEPISGVWE
- a CDS encoding rhamnogalacturonan lyase, with protein sequence MKPIYLKVNRLVLTLSVLFCNIAFSPIIYCKPIPNYKVVLTDKPNRGMIAIHRGKGEVSVSWRMFKKDASDISFDIYRTTSGKVPVKINNEPLTNSTYYTDHGVDTSKDQLYSLYIHNKNKKAGKPIATYLLSVERAKKPYISIPLAPLKFESAALFQPNDASVGDLDGDGELEIVIKRMGAFYACSQAGMCPGGIILEAYKLNGTRLWQMDLGPNIRQGAQYFQFLVYDFDGDGRAEVAMKTCEGTRFGDNKVIGDTNGDGVTDYVNRDSTSRMYGKILTGPEYFSVVDGRTGKELARGPYIERGKVEDWGDNYGNRVDRQLGAVGYFDGKTPCIFWGRGYNGKSVMHTWTFRNGKLKRLWVFDTSTDKKYKDYEDQGNHNIRIGDVDGDGKDEVIYGACAIDHDGTPLHTTKLGHGDAMHLTDIDPSHPGLEVWQSHEYAPSPAGSSLRDAVTGELLVKIPSTSDVGRCMCADIDPRYAGCEIWSSQSGGLLSCKGELISKKVPSINMAVWWDGDLSRELLDGTRIEKWTGDGVITLFDGKKDGILSNNGSKANPCLAADILGDWREEVIWRSKDNNELRIYLTPYETSYRFPSFLEDIIYRLSVVTQNVGYNQPTQPGFYFGTDNDQTMKKAFDKLDNVSWKEKMSDNGTEDWTNQWFLDGKRAKITNTSSGMRFNAGSTPLSDADHVVLWTKKDFKGNIKVDYDFVRLDTVNRFVNIIYLQAEGSGKAPYSKDIAEWNNLREVPAMNTYFNHMNALHLSYAAFENDSPITNPDYIRARRYMPETGKGLAGTNLSPEYLCPQLFQTNIMHHITIIKNNKILMMRVTCNNKDRYFRFTTDGFPAIESGKIGLRQMCTRESLYSNFKVSEQ
- the bamE gene encoding outer membrane protein assembly factor BamE; translation: MKKVLFLLCLTTVLLSCGSSAVSVRQTRQIQTGMSKNEVLNILGSPNNQQFNGSEEIWQYRVRSSSRSESIRSFTVWFENNRVTRLTSDSNSTQDNRNYDFDKRTRQERNRDRDRDR
- a CDS encoding OmpA family protein, producing the protein MKKILFLLALASFAAMCFAQNGEKTLRKYGYWDNWFIQWQAGGQYTFSECQQYSSFSGKLSPTVALNVGKFFSPEVGTRIQFGGWTSKNNLAGSIYNVKYLNGNIDALFNMSNIFHTYKGIRNFNLIGILGVGVVHTFKDSNVNVSTEYEPGLHTLRSTNSGAIRAGLQADFRLGEAWSLNVEANGNLLRDDFNGQEKYSASNDATLNVLIGLTYRFNKRGFAIVEAADPMLIQSLNDQNNALRLQVKEYKARYESKEAVAEPKPVAKEAAVEDDANLIGVIVFRTGKAVIESDQEGYLYNTAQYIKEHPKSKFTIASYSNTDISTADMNLQVSEARSAAVFNMLKDKYQIPASRLTVVNYSGGQRPLNVNNIWNKINIFISK
- the amrB gene encoding AmmeMemoRadiSam system protein B is translated as MSDKSEIFNRQPAVAGQFYPANPDMLQKELSALFATAAPKQCEHVRAIISPHAGYVFSGGIAASAFNQIDGNIDYKHVFVIASSHQVYFEGASVYCDGDFLMPYGKEVVDTELGKSLVERYPELFSDDKSPHMSEHSIEVQLPFLHHVLKGNYKIVPIVLGTNDHAVCRQIAAALKPYLNADNLFVISSDFSHYPNYENAKMVDLLTEQAIISKDPKHLMSVLAGNAGKHIPHLSTSLCGWTSVLTLLYMVENDDSFHLKGIKYSNSGDAAMYGDHDRVVGYWAIALTEKTVAKDEFILSEEDKQLLSQEARRSIENLFWNVDRPALDIEKCSPALKTKCGAFVSLHKNGNLRGCIGQMTGDKPLLKVVRDKAVWAAINDSRFSPVTEDELDEIEIEISVLSPLRKIHDISEIELGVHGIFIVQGYCSGVFLPQVATETGWDKETFLGHCARDKAGIGWEGWKDADIYIFTATIFGEKE